From Bicyclus anynana chromosome 18, ilBicAnyn1.1, whole genome shotgun sequence, a single genomic window includes:
- the LOC112053777 gene encoding uncharacterized protein LOC112053777 yields the protein MVRIILTFVFLTFVSAKAKDQKGFLTALEEKLENKLVSYGYDFAKWIENVNDRRLGNSELGKMLNYQEMKPKFNKIGKSRGMKKLSMVLLPIIFHVGAASTWFLLTALMATKSVAIGILLLVFKIAVSSAKVASFFTAWKHKHLHSEHSWSPHFEHGHRRMIDAGTHSLPYLSYNPDWNTEYNTLSTSFVPEPYHGSNFKDSIEKKS from the exons ATGGTTCGGATCAttttgacatttgtttttttaactttcgtCTCGGCAAAGGCTAAGGACCAGAAAGGATTTTTAACGGCTTTAGAagaaaaattggaaaataaatTGGTGTCTTACGGTTACGATTTTGCAAAGTGGATAGAAAATGTGAACGATAGGCGTTTGGGTAACAGTGAGTTGGGGAAGATGCTTAATTATCAAGAAATGAAGCCAAAATTCAATAAGATTGGAA AGTCTCGCGGCATGAAGAAGCTTTCAATGGTGCTACTGCCGATCATCTTCCACGTGGGCGCGGCGTCCACCTGGTTCCTGCTCACCGCGCTCATGGCCACCAAGTCTGTGGCCATCGGCATCTTGCTGTTAGTCTTTAAGATTGCCGTCAGTTCCGCTAAG GTGGCATCGTTTTTCACGGCCTGGAAACATAAACATCTTCATTCGGAACATTCGTGGTCGCCGCATTTCGAGCATG GTCATCGTCGCATGATAGATGCtg GTACCCACAGTTTGCCTTATCTCTCCTACAATCCTGATTGGAACACGGAGTACAACACTTTGTCAACTAGCTTCGTCCCTGAACCATACCACGGAAGCAACTTCAAAGATAGTATCGAAAAGAAGTCATAA